DNA from Tsuneonella dongtanensis:
ACCGGATATCGCTCTCGCTTTTCCGGCATGAATGTGTTCGCGGTGTTGCCAAATGGAGACGACCGCGCCGTCGCTCGTCCACCAGCGCCCACCAGCTTGCGCTTGCCCTGCCAGCGGACCGGCGGCATAGGCGCAACCATCCCGATCCCATCGTTTCGACGAGAGACCCGCCCATGAAAGTCCGCGTCCACGTCAGCCTCAAGCCAGGCGTCCTCGACCCGCAGGGCCGCGCGGTACACCATGCGCTCGAAGGCCTCGGTTTTTCCGGTGTCGAAGACGTCCGCGTCGGCCGCCTGATCGAGCTCGACGTGGCAGACGGCACTCCTGATGCCGCGCTCGACGAAATGTGCCGCAAGCTGCTCGCCAACATGGTGATCGAAAACTACCGGATCGAGAAGCTGGAGACAGCGTGATGGCATTCCGCGGCGCGGTGATCACCTTTCCCGGCTCCAACTGCGACCGGGACATGGCGGTCGCACTGGAAAAGGTATCCGGCGCGAAAGCGTTGCGGGTCTGGCACGGCGATGCGGACCTGCCCGAGCGGCTCGACCTTATCGCGATACCTGGCGGCTTCTCCTATGGCGACTACCTGCGCTGCGGAGCCATTGCCAGCCGCAGCCCGGTGATGCGGGCCGTAATCGCTGCCGCCGGGCGCGGCGTGCCCGTGCTCGGCGTCTGCAACGGCTTCCAGGTCCTTACCGAAAGCGAGCTCCTGCCCGGCGCCCTCATGCGCAATGCGCAGCTCAATTTCACCTGCCGCGATGCCCCGCTCGTGGTCGAGAACGGGCAGTCTCTCTTCACGAGCGGCTTCGAGACCGGAGCGATCGTCAGCTTCCCGGTCGCGCACCACGACGGCAACTACTTCGCCGACGAGGACACTCTCGACAGGCTCGAAGGCGAAGGACGTGTGGCGTTCCGCTATGCCGAGGAGATCAACGGCTCGCAGCGTCGGATTGCGGGCGTGCTCAATGCGGCCGGCAACGTACTCGGCATGATGCCGCACCCCGAGCGGGCGATCGAACCCGAACTGGGCGGGACCGATGGGCGGGTGCTGTTCGAAAGCGCCATCCGCGCTCTCGCCGACGCCTGACCCCATCTGAAGACGGCAGTGCGCGGCCGATGGCGCGTCTGCCCGCTGAAGCCTATGCGCGCAGCCGATCGGGCGCGTCGGACTGGCGACGGCGAAACAACTGCAAGGCGTCCGGCGCGCGCATCGGTCGGCCGAAATAGTAGCCCTGTATCTTGGTGCAGCCGAGCTTGCGGATGAGCTCGGCTTCCTCGGCGCTTTCCACCCCTTCGGCGGTCGTGGTCATTTCGAGCGCATCGGCCATGGCGACCACGGCGCGGATGATCGCGAGGCTCTCCTTGCTCGACTGCGCCGCACCCTGGACGAAGCTGCGATCGATCTTGATCGTGGAGAACGGCAGTTTGCGCAGGTACCCGAGCGAAGAATAGCCGGTCCCGAAGTCGTCGAGCGCGATCGTGCATCCGAGAGCCAGGCACTGCTCGAGCGAGGCACGTGCCACGCTCGCGTCCCGAAGGAATATCGACTCGGTCACTTCCAGCTCGAGTCGCTGCGCATCCAGTCCGCTGACCGTGAGGGCCTGGACAACGGTCGAGGCGAAATCGGGTTCGAACAGCTGTTCGGGCGAGACGTTGACGGCGATACGGACATGGTCGGGCCAGTTGGTCGCTTCGCGGCAGGCCTGTTCCATGACCCAGGTCCCGATCGGAACGATCAGCCGGGTGTCCTCTGCGATGGGCACGAACTTGTCGGGTCGGACAGGGCCGTGCTCCGGGCTGTTCCAGCGGACCAGCGCCTCGAAACTGACGACTTCTTCAGACTGAGCGTTCACGACGGGCTGAAAATTGAGCTCCATCTCGCGATTCTCGAGGGCGCGCCGCAGGGCGAATTCCAGCTGGCGCCGCTCTTCCGCGTTGGCATGCAGGGCCGGTTCGTATCCACGATGCTCGCCGCCGCCATCGTCCTTTGCGCGATAGAGGGCAAGGTCGCCGTTGCGCATCAGGTCCTCGACGGTCCTGCCGTCGCGCGGACCGACCGCGGAGCCGACGCTGGCCCCGACATAGAGTGTGTGGTGGTCGACTTCGTAGGGTTGCGAAAGGCGCGCGATCACGCTCTTCGCGACGCGCTCGATGCAACTGCGGTCGGTCGCATCGCGGATGACGATCGCGAACTCGTCGCCGCCCAGCCTGCCGCAGAACTCGTTATCCCCCAGCACCTCCTTCAAACGCGCGGAGACCTGTGCGAGCAGCTTGTCGCCCACCTGATGCCCGAGCGAATCGTTCACCGACTTGAAGCGGTCGAGGTCGATCATCAGGAACGCGCAGCGTGTCCGCCACTGTTCGGCATAGCGCAAGGCATCGCCCAGCGCTTCGGTCAGCATAAGGCGGTTGGGGAGGCCGGTCAGGGTATCGTAGCGTGCGAGATAGGCGATCTTCTCGCTCGATTCCCGCTGTTCTGTCACGTCCGAACCAACACCGCGGATACCCGCGTAGGCGCCGTTGTCGTCGAGCATGGGCGTGCCGGACAATTCCCACCACCGCTGCTCGCGGCCGATGAAAACCTTGACCAGGAGGTTCGAAAAGCTTTCGCGCCTTTTCAGCCGCTCGGCGAGGTCGTGAAGGCTCGTCGAAAACTGCCCCGTCGACCAGCCTTCTCCGCTGATCAGCTCCAGGAACGGCTTGCCCTCTACTTCTTCGATCGACTTGCCCAGGGCAAAGGCGAAACGGGGCGAAGCCGAGCGGACGAGGCGGTTGACGTCGACCTGCCACAACCAGTCGGCCTGGTTCTCCTCGAATTCGCGGAGGAGGAGCGACACGACCTCGCTCTTCTCGATATTGCCGGCCTCGGCAAGGCAGGCGTTCATGTGAATTCGCGCCACGTTCGCCACGCCGATGAGGACCACGACCAAAAGCACCGCGACCGCGATCGCCATGCCGAACTGCCCGAACCACAGGAACGACGCTATCATGGCCAATCCGGTGATCGACCCGAAGACGACCGTAATGAACGGTGCAACCCCGAGCGCCAGGGTGGATCCGACGATGAGGGCCGCAAGCAGCAGGGCCGTGCCGGCCCTCTCGGTGTCACCCGCGAAAGATGTGAACGCCAGAACGGGGATACACCATGCAAGCGCGACGGTCGCGGTCGCGGCAGCCTTTCGGTTGATTTCTGCGCGGGTTATCCGGGGGCGCTCATCGACCGACAGAAGCCGGTCGATCCGAAGCGTGAAATGCAACGCGGCCGCCAGCGCGACTGCGAACGACGCAAGCAAGGCGACGGGGGCCTGGCCGGCATAGAGCAGAATGGCGATGGACGCGCAGACGGCGTGAACCACTACCCGTAGTCGCGCGGTCTGGTTGACCTGCGAGAACTGCAGCGCGCGCAGCCGGTTCCAATCGCCACCGTCGGGGTCGCGCAACCCCAGCAGGGCGAGCATCGGCGCCTCGGCTGGAAGCTCGAATGCGGATTTGCTGCGATCGTTCACGCATCCGCCGTATCCGATAAAGGTTATACGGCGGTAAATCCCTAGAAGAAAAGCAGAATTCGGGCTTTTGACGAAACCTGAAATTAACTATCCGGGCCCGCCGAAGCGGTCGCCAAACGAAATCAATTCGTTAGATCGAACGATCCAATCAAGCGTTCGAGGGGCCCCGGCGCGCGAGTCGCCGGAGTAGCGAAAGCTGGCCGAGCAGTTTACTCCACCGTTACCGACTTGGCGAGATTGCGCGGCTGGTCGACGTCGGTGCCCTTGGCGCAGGCGACGTGGTACGCCAGCAGCTGGACCGGCACGGCATAGACCAGCGGCGCGATGAGCGGGTGGACACGGGGCATCTGGATCGTCGCAAGACAGCCCTCGCCGGCCTCCTGCAGACCCTGCTCGTCGCTGATCAGGACGATCTTGCCGCCGCGCGCACGCACTTCCTGCATGTTGGAAACGGTCTTCTCGAACAGGGGGCCGGACGGCGCGAGCACGATGACCGGGACCGATTCGTCGATCAGCGCGATCGGCCCGTGCTTCATCTCGCCCGATGCATATCCTTCGGCATGGATGTAGCTGATTTCCTTGAGCTTCAGTGCCCCTTCCAAGGCTAGCGGGTAGTCCGGGCCGCGGCCCAGGTAGAGCACGTCGCGTGCCGGGGCGATCAGGTGCGCCATGCCGGCGATGTCCTCGTCGTGATCGAGCGCCGCGTTGAGGCAGGCGGGGGCTTCGAGCAGGTGGCGGACGACTTCCTGTTCTTCGGCTCGGTCCATCCGCCCCTTCTTGACGGCGAGGTGCGCGGCAAGCGCGGCGAGGACGGCGAGCTGGCAGGTGAATGCCTTGGTACTGGCCACCCCGATCTCGGGCCCGGCATGCGTCGGCAGCAATAGGTCCGCCTCACGCGCCATCGAACTCGTCGGCACGTTGACGACGACCGCAATGGTCTGGCCGTTGGCCTTGCAATGCCGGAGCGCGGCAAGGGTGTCCGCAGTCTCGCCGCTCTGGCTGATGAACAGCGCAAGGCCGCCCTCCTCGAGCGGCGGCTCGCGGTAACGGAATTCGCTCGCGACATCGATGTCCACCGGGACGCGGGCGAAGGTCTCGAACCAGTACTTCGCCACCATCCCGGCATAGAACGAGGTGCCGCAGGCCACGAGGGTGATCCGCCGGACCGCCGACAGGTCGAAATCGATCTGGGGCAGCGCCACCCTGTTGTCGGCCTGGTGGATGTAGCTCTGGAGTGTCTGGGCGACCACCGTCGGCTGCTCGAAGATCTCCTTCTGCATGTAGTGCCGGTAATTGCCCTTCTCGACCGCCGCGGCCGAAGCGCCCGAGGTGGTGATCGCACGCTCTACCGGCGTGTTCTCGGCATCGTAGACTTGCGCGCCGTCACGGGTGACGACCACCCAGTCGCCCTCTTCCAGATAGGAAATCTGCTGGGTCAGAGGCGCCAGCGCGAGAGCATCGGAACCGAGGTAGGTTTCGCCCTCGCCGTAACCAACGACCAGCGGCGAGCCGAGGCGCGCGCCGATCAGCATGTCCGGATGGTCGCGGAACGCGATCGCCAGCGCAAAGGCCCCGCGCAGGCGCGGAAGGACCGCCTGCACCGCTTCTTCGGGAGCGGCGCCGCCTTCGACTTCCGCGGAAATCAGATGCGCGACGACCTCGCTGTCGGTCTCGCTCTCCAAAGTGCGACCTGCGGCGAGTAACTCGTCCCGCAGCGGCTTGAAGTTCTCGATGATGCCGTTGTGGACGAGTGCGACGTGCCCCGTGGCATGCGGGTGGGCATTGTTGGCGGTCGGCGCGCCGTGCGTCGCCCAGCGCGTGTGGGCGATGCCGACGGTGCCGGGTGCAGGATTGCGCTCGAGCTCGCGGACGAGGTTGGCCAGCTTGCCTTCGGCCCGGCGGCGGACGAGTTCGCCGCCGGACAGCGTGCAGACCCCGGCACTGTCGTAGCCGCGGTACTCCATGCGCCTGAGGCCGTCGACGAGCCGGTCGGCGACCTCTTCCTTTCCGACGATACCGATGATTCCGCACATGGACGATGGACCTTGTTCTAGAGAATGTAGGGAACGCGGATGCCCGGCATGTTTGCCGGGAAATCCTTGACGTTGCGGGACACCAGTACGCGGCCGCGAACGAGCGCACTGGCAAGGATTATGGCATCGGCAGCGCGCAATCGGGACCGTTCGCGTCGCAGTGCCGCGGCACGTGCGCCGATCTCGGCGTCGATCTCATCGATAGCGAAACCCGATAACAAGCGTTCCGCCATCTTGAGTTCGGCTGGCGTGCCCTTCGACAGCACCTCGATCCAGACCATCCGGCTGATCCATGCCCGCGAGCCGAACGCCACCGCACGCCGGATTTCCGCCGCCGCCGGTTCGTGTCCGGCAAGCGCGTCGATAAGGATATTGGTATCGAACGAAAAACCGCTCACCGGCCACCGGATGATTTCGGTTCGGGATATTTGCCGGCGATCATGTCGAGATAAATCTGGCGCTGACGATCGTCTTCCTCGTCGAACAGGTCGGGAAATTCGGCCTTTACCTCTTCGTAGTCGTCATCCCACGGACGGGTCGAGGCAGCCCGCTCGCGGCGCTGCCACTTCACGGCGTCACCGATATCCGTGCGATGCTTCCACGCTCCAAACCCATCTTTGAGCCACGCAAGGTCATCGTCGGCCTCGGCTTCGGCTTTATAGGCACGCACCGCATCCCGGAGGACCGAGGCGCGCGATCGCCCCTGCTCTTCCGCGATGCGGTCGAGCCACCTGATGTCGTCGTCGGGGAGGTCGGCAAGGATTCGCGTCATGATATCGCGATATCATATCATGATATCAACGCCCGTCAAGCGCGTCGCTCGGGGCCGCCCCACCGCCACAGGAGCAACCCCGCGCCGATGATCAGGGCGGCACCACCCACTGCCATGGCGTCGGGGCGGTCGCCGAACCACCACCAGCCGAGCGCAGTGGCGACCAGAAGCTGGACATACGTCATCGGCGCGATCCGCGAGGCCCCCGCGCGCGTCGTACCGAGGTAGATCAGCCAGTGCGCGCTGCTCGCGCTGAGCGCGACAAACGCGCATTTCGCCACGACCTCGAGCGACGGGGTGGAAATCGCGAGCGCCGGCAATCCGGACGCATGTCCTGCCGCTGCAGCAAGGATGAGGATGGGTGCGGCGATCAGCGCCAGGACCGCCTGCATCGCCAGCGCGCTGGCACTGCCCGCGACCGATCGGTTCGCCATGAACAGCGCGCTCATCGCGAACGCCGAGACCAGCGGCAGGAGAGCAGCGATCCCGAGCGGGGCGAGGTTCGGGCGGAGCACGATCAGCACGCCGGCAAAAGCCACCAGGCACGCCGCCCACGTCGCCGGGCCGGTGCGCTCGCGGAGCACCAGCGGTGCGAGCGCCGCTGTGATGATCGGGCTGGCGAACACGATCGAGGTGGCTTCCGCAAGCGGCATCAGCTGCAGCGACCCGAAGAACGCGACCGTCGCAACCGCCACGCTCGCCCCGCGCACGAGCTGGGCGCCCGGGCGGACGAAGCGGAACGCCGCCCTCCCTTCGGTCGCCAGCAGCATCGCCGAAAGCCCCGCTGCACCAAGGACATAGCGCAGCGCAGCAATAGCGGTGGGCGGCCATTCGCCGGCGATCGACTTCACGACCGCGTCGCCGACCGACAGCAAGGCAAAGCCGGCAAGCGCCACGAGCAACCCGCTGCGATCGTTGGTCGAAGATCGGGCGGCGGTCATCTCGGCGCCCGCCCCTATGGCAGCGGCACCGCATCCGCCATCGAAAAATCCGTCGCGGTCAGGCGGGAACCGCCGCCGCCCTCGGCCAGACCGGCCCGAACACGGCCCTGCGCGACAGCGAGAGCAGCGGCTGCTCGAGGAATCGATAGGTCGCGAGCCCCAGGGCGAGGCTGACCACGGTGAGGATGGCGATGGTCCATTCCCCGTGTAGGCTGGTCGCGGGGAGCCACTTTTCGGCCGCCATCGTCAGCGGCCAATGCACGAGATAGAGCGAATACGATGAATCGCCGATCAGGCGCGCGAAGCGCCAGCCCGGTCCCCGGCCGCCCCGACGGTCGAGCCATCGCTCTCCCATCGCGAGCGCACCGGCGGTGAACGCCATCGCGGGGAGGCCCCACCATATCAATCGTGCCCGGTCCGTCGTGCCGACGAACATCAGCTCGGACTTTGCGACATCGCCGATGCCGTTCCACACGGCCCACCCGACACCCGCCAAGGCGCCGATCAGCAGGACCGGCCCGGTCACTCCGGACCGTGTCAGCCAGCCCGAGCGGAAGATCCACGCGAGCAGCAACCCGGCCGCGAATTCCGCGAACAGCGCATTGAACATGAGGTTGTCGAGCGGCAGCAGCTGCTCGCCGCGGAACGCGATCGCCGCGCTCGCCAGTGCCGCGAGGCAGCATGCAGCCAGGGCATGCCGGCGGGCCACCAGCAGACAGGCCGCCAGCATGCAGTAGAACATCCACTCGAACGCCAGCGTCCACCCGACGGCGAGGACAGGGTGTTCGTAGGTTTCCTGGAACACGATAGGCAGCATGGTCAGCGTGTTGACGACCGCCATCCATTCGATGGGGCTTCCGATCGCCCACAGCACCAGCCCGGCAGCCACGCTCAGCAGCCAGAACAGGGGCACGATCCGTACGAAGCGTTCGGCCAGGAAGCGGGCGGCACCCCGCTGCGGATCAGCCATCACAGCCGATCCCATCGCGAATCCGGAGATGACGAAGAAGACATCCACCCCGATCGCGCCGAGGTCGTTGACACCGGGCAGGGACAGCCATTCGCCATACGCGCCCATGTCGGGCCGGTACTGCACGACATTGGTCGCGTGGACCCACACCACGAGGAGCGCCGCGAGCCCGCGGAGCACCTGGATCGTCTCGATCCGCTGACCTCCCGATGGCCGTGGGCCTGTCATGCGCCGACCAGCCATTTCGACCGTTTCCCGAGCCCCTTGCGCAGGCCGAGGACCGACGCGAACGATAGCGCGAAGACGACCGCCGTCGAGATTAAGACCGAAAGCAGCGGCCAGCCATCCACCCGCAGGTCGACCGCGCCACGCTCGAGCAGCATGATCCAGGGGTAATGCAGGAAGAAGAGACCGAAGCTGACCCCTGCGAGCATCTTCGTGCGGGCCCCGACCCGCCCGGAATAGCGCGAGAACAAGCCCAGGAAGAAGCAGGTCTGGGCGACCTTCTGCAGGTACTGGAAATTGATCCCCATCGGTTCGAAAGGGGCACCCGCGTGCATCGTATGGCCGTGCGCGAAGGCCTGGAGCCAGGCCAGTGCCGCAGCGGCCAGCCCGCTCGCCCAGATGGCGTCAGCACGGGCGAGGCGGGGCAGCAGCCAGCCGCGTTCCTGCGCCGCGAAGATTCCGAAGAGAAGGTAGAAGAGGAAATAGGCGAAGTTCTGGACGCCCGGGGCCCCGTTCACCGGCCGGTTGATCACGAGGCCCAGCGCAAGCGCGGCCAGCAGGGCGAGCGCCTTTTCCCGCGGGCCGAGGCGCCCCGTCAGCGCGAAGACCGGCCCCAACACCACGATCACCGCCAGATAGGGGATGTACCACATCGGCGTGTCCGACACCGCATAGAGGAAAGCATCGCTCAGCAGGTCGACCAACCCCGTCGTGGGGCCCACGCCCGGGACGGCGGCTGCCCGCTCCGGGGCGAAAGCCAGCCCGAGCAGCCCGATGACGAATATCCATGCGAGCGCCGGCACGAACACCGTGCGCCATTTTCCGATGACGTACGGGCCGTAGTCGAACCGCGCGGCGTTGACGATCTGGAACAGGAAGCCCGAGATGAAAACGAAAAGCGCCGTCGCGCCACTGAAAAGCGAAAGGACTGTCAGCGTCATCGGGCTGACGGGCGACCCGTCGAGGCCGAGGCCGTAGACATGCGCCGCGATCACCTGAACTATCGCCATCGCGCGGAATGCGTCCATGTAGGCCAGCCGCTCGCGCGGCAGCGTCGCCGGCCCTACGGGCGGGCATGCTTCCTGCGGCGAGTTATTGGTTAACGCGATCATGCGCCCGGATATCGCCGGGAAAGCTTAATTCGGTGCTAAGGCGCGACTTGACGCCTCCACCCGCCTGCCCGGATGAAGCGCCGGTAACCGGCTATTAACCGAAAATCTTCAGGGTAGCCGACGTTAGTGGGTCGGGGGCAGAATTGACAAGTATCGTACAGTCGATCCGGCGTTCGCGCCGCATCCGTGGCATACGGGCGAAAGTCACCCGCCGAATCAGGGGTGCCGACCGGCGTCTCGCGAATCCGCGGACATGGGCGCTGGCGATTGCCGGGCTCGCGGCGCTGCAGCTTGCGCTCATCCTCACGCACCGCGCGCACGTCGACGAGTACCAGTCGATCCAGCTCACTGTGCAGGCGCCCGACATCCCGACGTTGCTCGATTGGTTGCGCTACGAAGGGCATCCGCCGCTGTGGTACTTCATCCTGCGCGGCCTCGCCTATTTCATGGAGCCGATGACCACGCTGAAGGTAGCCGCGATCGGCTGCGCGGTGGCGGCACACGCGGCGATCCTGTTCGGCAGTCCGTTCACCCGGGCCGAAAAGCTGCTGTTGTGTACCAGCGAATTCATCATGTTCGAATACATGACGATCTCGCGCAGCCTTTCGCTCGGGGTCGCCGCCATCGTCATCGCCATGGGCACCTGGCGGCGCCGGTGGGTGTGGCTGCCGATCGCCATTCTGCCGATGTGCGATTTCCTCTTCGGCGTGTTCTCCGTCGCATTCGTCGCCATGAAGCTCAAGGAACGCGACATCTGGGTGCCCGGACTGGCGCTCTGGGCGATCAGCGGAGCGGCCGCCGCATGGTCCGTCATCCCCGCCGCCGACATGGAGCCGGCGATTGCCCTGCTCGCGCCGTTCCAGTCGTTCGCGCAGTGGCTGTTCACCATGGGCGTTCTGCTGGTGCCGTTCCAGGGTGCCGTCATCCCGCAGTGGGATGCCGCACCGAATTTCCTAGTCGCATCGTGGGGCGGAGTGGCCTTTCTCTACTGGGCGTGGAGGGAAACCGAGCGCGAGGCACTGTACCGCATCATACTGTTCGCCTTCGTGCTGCTGACCGCCGTCTTCTCGCAGCTCGTGTATCAGCTGTCCGCGCGTCACCTGATGCTGATCGCGATCCTGTTCATCGCGCTCAAGTGGCGCATGCGGGCCAGGGGCGAGCGGCCGGGCCCGGCTTTCAGATTGTGGCTCGCGGTCGCCTCGGCGTGCGGACTCGCGGTTGCGGCGATCAGTTTCGTCTGGCCCTTCGACACCGCCCATCTCGCCGCCCGCGAAATCGAACGTCTGGGCCTGCGCGACAAGCACTGGACGGTCTTCACCGTCAACCGCGCCCAGGGCATCTCGGCGATGACGGGAATGGAATTCGAGCGCACCGAGCTGCACTGCATGCAGAGCTTCGTGCGATGGAACAAATACAGCGACTTGGAGACCCCGCGGCAGGTGGCCCGGTATTTCCGGCGAATGGGCGTGCTGCGCGGCAAGCACTACCTACTAACCGAACTGAATCTCGACCCGATCAGGGACGACATCCTGAAGCCCGTCGCGTTCATCCCGCGTGGATACGACGGATTGTCGTTCCGCATCTATCAGGTCGGTCCTAACGAACCCGAACGGCCCGTTTCCTTACCCCCCTGCGTGCCGGGGCGTCGCCCGTTCACCCGGCTTCCCTGAACGCCGCGACTTAGGGAAAAAACAACCTTTCCGGGATATTCACGTTCCCAGGAAGTGCGGCGTTGGCCCCTTGTACCGGTGCTGGCGAGCGACGCGACCTACATGGCTTAAGGAATTCATCGATGAGTGCATTCGGACGAAAGAACGGTCCCGCCGGGATGAACCCGGGAGCCCGTCCCTCGTTCGGCGTCGCGCGCCCGATGAAGGGGGCAGTTCCCGCCGCAAATGCGCCTGTGCCCGGCGGCGGCGATCAGTTCCCGCCACTTCCCGCCGAAGAATCGTTCTCGCCGCAAGGCGCCGAGGCCAAGCAATCGGACGCCATGACCCGCCTCGCGGATCGCGCCAACGCGGTCCACGAGCAGCAGCAGGTCGGCGGCTTCGAAGCCAGCGTCCACAAGATCAAGGAACAGGTGCTCCCGCGCCTGCTCGAGCGCGTCGACCCCGAAGCGGCGGCCACGCTGACCAAGGACGAGTTGTCGGAAGAATTCCGTCCGATCATCCTCGAGGTGCTCGCCGAGCTCAAGGTCACCCTCAACCGGCGCGAACAGTTCGCGCTGGAAAAGGTGCTGATCGACGAGCTGCTCGGCTTCGGTCCGCTGGAAGAGCTGCTCAACGACCCCGACGTCAGCGACATCATGGTCAACGGGCCCGACCAGACCTACATCGAAAAGAAGGGCAAGCTGATCATCGCGCCGATCCGGTTCCGCGACGAGCAGCACCTGTTCCAGATCGCCCAGCGCATCGTGAACCAGGTCGGCCGCCGCGTCGACCAGACCACGCCGCTCGCCGACGCCCGCCTTAAGGACGGCAGCCGCGTCAACGTGATCGTCCCCCCGCTCTCCTTGCGCGGCACCGCGATCTCGATTCGTAAGTTTTCCGAAAAGCCGATTACCATCGACATGCTGCGCGACTTCGGCAGCATGAGCGACAAGATGGCGACCGCGCTCAAGATCGCCGGAGCGTGCCGGATGAACATCGTCATCTCGGGCGGTACCGGTTCGGGCAAGACGACCATGCTCAACGCCCTGTCGAAGATGATCGACCCGGGCGAGCGCGTGCTGACGATCGAGGACGCGGCGGAACTCCGCCTGCAGCAGCCGCACTGGCTGCCGCTGGAAACCCGCCCGCCGAACCTCGAGGGCCAGGGCGCGATCACCATCGGCGACCTCGTGAAGAACGCCCTGCGTATGCGCCCGGACCGGATCATCCTGGGCGAAATCCGCGGCGCTGAGTGCTTCGACCTCCTCGCCGCGATGAACACCGGTCACGACGGTTCGATGTGTACGCTCCACGCCAACAGCCCGCGCGAGTGCCTCGGCCGTATGGAGAACATGATCCTGATGGGCGACATCAAGATCCCGAAGGAAGCCATCAGCCGCCAGATCGCGGAATCGGTCGACCTGATCGTGCAGGTCAAGCGCCTTCGCGACGGTTCGCGCCGCACGACCAACGTGACCGAGGTGATCGGCATGGAAGGCGACGTGATCGTGACGCAGGAACTGTTCAAGTTCGAGTATCTCGACGAGAGCGAGGACGGGAAGATCCTCGGCGAGTTCCGCTCTTCAGGCCTGCGCCCCTACACGCTGGAAAAGGCCCGCCAGTTCGGCTTCGACCAGGCATACCTCGAGGCGTGCCTCTAGGTTTTTCCACAGGTCGGTCGGAATCTTACAAGCGAAGCGTCGGCTTCCTACAATCTCCGGTCCGCGCGGAGTGGTATAGGATGGTCCATCAAGGATGGGACCAATGCTTCGGATATTCAATTGGCAGGCTGACCTCAAACGACAGCAGCGGGGTTCGCGTCGGCAACGCGACAAGCAGAGCCGCTTCGAGGCGCTCTACATGAGCTCCCACCGCAAGTCGCGCGAGCGGACCGAAACGGCCGCCTGAGGCAGGTGCACTAACCCCTGATCCAAGCAGGCAGGCCGAGCGCGATCAGGCCGCCGCCCACCACTGCGAACATCAGGAAGAGGCCCGTCCAGGGCACCCATCCCACGCGGTCGATCGCGGCGCGCTTCACGCGCCTGCGCTCCATAAGCAGGCAACCGATCGCAAGGACGAGCGAGGCCGCCCCCGCGAGCGCGGCGACTTCCGCGTCGCTGGCAAACAAAAGGACATCGGGCAGCTTCATGGCCCGCAATATGGGATGCGTTGCGCCCGCTGCCAGAGGGCCTAGAGCGTCCGTGTGAGCCATCCGCCATCCGCGCAGAGACCGCAGCTGGCGCTGCTCATCCGCCTCGGTGCGGCCTTCGTGCTGTCGGTCATGCTGGTCTTCGTCAAGCTGGTGACCGAATCCGGCGTCACGCTGACCGAGACCCTGTTCTGGCGGCAACTGCCGACGATCCCGGTTCTTCTCCTGTGGTTCGGCATGCGGCGAGAGCTTACGAGGCTCAGGAGCGAGCGGATGGGGGCCCACTTCCGGCGCGCGGTACTGGGCCTTACCGGCATGTTCCTCAATTTCGGCGCGGTGACCCTGTTGCCGCTGGCCGAAGCGACGACGCTCGGCTTCACGACTGCCATCTGGGCCGTCATCCTGTCCGCGCTGCTCCTGCGCGAGCGGGTCGGCCTGTGGCGCTGGTCGGCGGTGCTGCTTGGCTTTGCCGGCGTGCTCGTGATCGCCCAGCCGGGGCAGAGCCACATACCGCCGCTGGGGGCAGCGGTGTCGCTCGGCGCGGCGTTCACGATCGCCCTGATCTCGATCCAGATCCGCGATCTCTCCAGGACCGAGCACCCC
Protein-coding regions in this window:
- the purS gene encoding phosphoribosylformylglycinamidine synthase subunit PurS, with the translated sequence MKVRVHVSLKPGVLDPQGRAVHHALEGLGFSGVEDVRVGRLIELDVADGTPDAALDEMCRKLLANMVIENYRIEKLETA
- the purQ gene encoding phosphoribosylformylglycinamidine synthase subunit PurQ, whose amino-acid sequence is MAFRGAVITFPGSNCDRDMAVALEKVSGAKALRVWHGDADLPERLDLIAIPGGFSYGDYLRCGAIASRSPVMRAVIAAAGRGVPVLGVCNGFQVLTESELLPGALMRNAQLNFTCRDAPLVVENGQSLFTSGFETGAIVSFPVAHHDGNYFADEDTLDRLEGEGRVAFRYAEEINGSQRRIAGVLNAAGNVLGMMPHPERAIEPELGGTDGRVLFESAIRALADA
- a CDS encoding putative bifunctional diguanylate cyclase/phosphodiesterase, whose translation is MLALLGLRDPDGGDWNRLRALQFSQVNQTARLRVVVHAVCASIAILLYAGQAPVALLASFAVALAAALHFTLRIDRLLSVDERPRITRAEINRKAAATATVALAWCIPVLAFTSFAGDTERAGTALLLAALIVGSTLALGVAPFITVVFGSITGLAMIASFLWFGQFGMAIAVAVLLVVVLIGVANVARIHMNACLAEAGNIEKSEVVSLLLREFEENQADWLWQVDVNRLVRSASPRFAFALGKSIEEVEGKPFLELISGEGWSTGQFSTSLHDLAERLKRRESFSNLLVKVFIGREQRWWELSGTPMLDDNGAYAGIRGVGSDVTEQRESSEKIAYLARYDTLTGLPNRLMLTEALGDALRYAEQWRTRCAFLMIDLDRFKSVNDSLGHQVGDKLLAQVSARLKEVLGDNEFCGRLGGDEFAIVIRDATDRSCIERVAKSVIARLSQPYEVDHHTLYVGASVGSAVGPRDGRTVEDLMRNGDLALYRAKDDGGGEHRGYEPALHANAEERRQLEFALRRALENREMELNFQPVVNAQSEEVVSFEALVRWNSPEHGPVRPDKFVPIAEDTRLIVPIGTWVMEQACREATNWPDHVRIAVNVSPEQLFEPDFASTVVQALTVSGLDAQRLELEVTESIFLRDASVARASLEQCLALGCTIALDDFGTGYSSLGYLRKLPFSTIKIDRSFVQGAAQSSKESLAIIRAVVAMADALEMTTTAEGVESAEEAELIRKLGCTKIQGYYFGRPMRAPDALQLFRRRQSDAPDRLRA
- the glmS gene encoding glutamine--fructose-6-phosphate transaminase (isomerizing), with translation MCGIIGIVGKEEVADRLVDGLRRMEYRGYDSAGVCTLSGGELVRRRAEGKLANLVRELERNPAPGTVGIAHTRWATHGAPTANNAHPHATGHVALVHNGIIENFKPLRDELLAAGRTLESETDSEVVAHLISAEVEGGAAPEEAVQAVLPRLRGAFALAIAFRDHPDMLIGARLGSPLVVGYGEGETYLGSDALALAPLTQQISYLEEGDWVVVTRDGAQVYDAENTPVERAITTSGASAAAVEKGNYRHYMQKEIFEQPTVVAQTLQSYIHQADNRVALPQIDFDLSAVRRITLVACGTSFYAGMVAKYWFETFARVPVDIDVASEFRYREPPLEEGGLALFISQSGETADTLAALRHCKANGQTIAVVVNVPTSSMAREADLLLPTHAGPEIGVASTKAFTCQLAVLAALAAHLAVKKGRMDRAEEQEVVRHLLEAPACLNAALDHDEDIAGMAHLIAPARDVLYLGRGPDYPLALEGALKLKEISYIHAEGYASGEMKHGPIALIDESVPVIVLAPSGPLFEKTVSNMQEVRARGGKIVLISDEQGLQEAGEGCLATIQMPRVHPLIAPLVYAVPVQLLAYHVACAKGTDVDQPRNLAKSVTVE
- a CDS encoding PIN domain-containing protein, producing MSGFSFDTNILIDALAGHEPAAAEIRRAVAFGSRAWISRMVWIEVLSKGTPAELKMAERLLSGFAIDEIDAEIGARAAALRRERSRLRAADAIILASALVRGRVLVSRNVKDFPANMPGIRVPYIL